A genome region from Aliivibrio salmonicida LFI1238 includes the following:
- a CDS encoding GntR family transcriptional regulator, translating into MSSPTLTDKVSKMIHQDILSGDLHPGKKLVVAELKKRYNVGASPIREALVQLSWSKYVKLEPQKGCWVATISIIELEELFEGLRVVAKMLLEKAISKGDEAWELSVLTSYHRLSKVNLENTPEAIQEWTQRHSDFHNSLLSGADAPIMFQFYQELTNQIRRYRHLQNTHKMFNKEHTDYLEEHETIMKLTLSRNTDQAVALLESHYIKTMDLLSAYFEA; encoded by the coding sequence GTGTCTAGCCCTACCCTTACTGATAAAGTATCAAAAATGATCCACCAAGATATTCTTAGTGGCGATCTTCACCCCGGTAAAAAGCTGGTTGTTGCTGAATTAAAAAAACGCTACAACGTAGGCGCATCTCCAATTCGTGAAGCTCTTGTTCAATTATCATGGAGCAAATACGTTAAGCTAGAACCTCAAAAGGGATGTTGGGTTGCAACGATCTCAATTATTGAACTTGAAGAGCTATTCGAAGGTTTACGAGTTGTAGCAAAAATGCTGTTAGAAAAAGCCATTTCTAAAGGTGATGAAGCGTGGGAACTCAGTGTATTAACAAGCTACCACAGATTAAGTAAAGTCAACTTAGAGAATACACCAGAAGCAATCCAAGAATGGACACAGCGTCACTCTGACTTTCATAACTCACTGCTTTCTGGCGCAGACGCTCCTATTATGTTCCAGTTTTATCAAGAATTAACAAACCAAATTAGGCGTTATCGCCATCTTCAAAATACACATAAAATGTTTAATAAAGAACATACTGATTATTTGGAAGAACATGAAACAATCATGAAATTAACGCTTTCTCGAAATACAGATCAAGCGGTTGCATTATTAGAAAGTCATTATATTAAGACCATGGATCTACTCTCTGCCTATTTTGAAGCTTAA